One Aegilops tauschii subsp. strangulata cultivar AL8/78 chromosome 7, Aet v6.0, whole genome shotgun sequence genomic window carries:
- the LOC109772095 gene encoding uncharacterized protein, translating to MDPEQCRELLALEMALSDESVDPAPLPLWLLKVITKNFSEGKQIGSGGFGAVYRGELWNGTVAVKKLFDAIVIDEKNFQSEVDSLLRVRHKNTVRFLGYCSDTQQVPDKFNGASVWAERRQRLLCFEFLPKGSLADYITDASSERQWKTRYQIIKGICEGVYYLHRERIVHMDLKPQNILLDGNMMPKIADFGLSRRFSAAQSSDMTKNIVGSWGYSAPEFKEKGEITFKTDIYSLGVILIEMLTGCNGSTKIEEIIESWTSAPDTTESHISLEQVKICAEIGIQCMDHDPKHRPTICDIIPRLFDEAEISNWSARGAVSTSSIAQKRSLIDKLKYELKLMNLYGGQLLPKRVSALNGVGETSTEIMSLGFTDSELLDLDPLELRFPFEANKRTSRTLSVINKADRHVLFWVTPDLTDMYCCEEHVCAHGPVTPMSTCGVSITLMEQQQRPLKTDSLIYILMVTSENESRLKDFMKNKTNLEDDFPQLFDKLGCQLHVAMATAVVCPQSETAITPKIIFGKELRDLTTMDVHPTEPWVLVVEDQREVSIWNYLTQAVVMSFNSHEKQGWVMKMLDRYDSVYAAKFIPRKQWFVTGGDSGYLSVYSYVTMTEIKKFQAYFFSHINCLAVHPTYPLLITLSYDCDQAIRLWDWEKGWQCSQRISKDWAPGFDTQFKFNPKDTRTFAGVTGPHGRTCHVWSIHSSKPLITISPPNCDRAVCDYLCTDSHQQYLITSAQDGGLSVWDLQTETCVHTLVLHGKFIGHVACHPALPLIVAGSRDGDHLTVCFWNSTNYRHLKTVRCTHGGKIVDLAFRGSRRLVIGYSNGLEVLEIDLEALSHQQ from the exons ATGGATCCTGAGCAATGCAGAGAACTTCTTGCCCTGGAGATGGCACTGTCTGATGAAAGCGTGGATCCAGCCCCCCTGCCTCTGTGGCTTTTGAAGGTCATCACAAAGAATTTCTCTGAAGGTAAACAAATCGGCAGCGGAGGGTTCGGAGCAGTTTACAGG GGAGAGCTTTGGAATGGCACGGTCGCAGTAAAGAAGCTTTTCGATGCGATTGTCATTGATGAGAAGAATTTCCAAAGTGAGGTTGATTCTCTCTTAAGGGTCAGGCACAAAAACACAGTACGGTTTCTAGGATACTGTTCCGACACTCAACAAGTACCGGACAAATTCAACGGAGCATCTGTCTGGGCAGAACGACGGCAGAGATTGCTCTGCTTTGAGTTCCTACCAAAAGGGAGCCTTGCCGACTATATTACAG ATGCATCTTCTGAACGTCAGTGGAAAACACGATATCAGATTATCAAGGGCATTTGTGAAGGTGTATATTATCTCCATCGGGAGCGTATTGTTCACATGGATCTAAAGCCTCAGAATATTCTCCTAGATGGCAATATGATGCCCAAAATTGCGGACTTTGGCCTATCAAGGCGCTTTAGTGCAGCCCAAAGCAGTGACATGACCAAAAACATAGTTGGATCGTG GGGATATTCGGCACCAGAATTCAAAGAAAAAGGAGAGATAACATTCAAAACAGACATATATAGTCTAGGTGTCATACTCATAGAGATGTTGACGGGGTGTAACGGGAGCACCAAAATTGAGGAG ATAATTGAAAGTTGGACGAGCGCGCCTGATACAACAGAGAGCCATATATCACTCGAACAAGTAAAAATATGTGCTGAGATAGGGATACAATGCATGGACCATGATCCAAAGCATAGGCCAACAATATGCGATATCATCCCCAGGCTCTTTGATGAAGCGGAAATTTCAAACTGGTCCGCTAGAGGTGCCGTAAGCACTTCATCGATAGCACAA AAAAGGTCTCTCATCGACAAGTTGAAGTATGAGTTGAAGTTGATGAATTTGTATGGAGGACAACTCCTACCGAAGCGAGTTAGTGCACTAAACGGAGTCGGAGAGACAAGCACTGAG ATAATGAGCCTTGGGTTTACGGATAGTGAGCTTCTGGATCTCGACCCTCTCGAGCTACGATTTCCTTTCGAGGCCAACAAGCGAACCAGTCGCACATTAAGTGTAATCAACAAGGCAGACCGACATGTCCTTTTTTGGGTTACACCGGATCTCACGGATATGTATTGTTGTGAAGAGCACGTGTGTGCACATGGGCCTGTGACGCCAATGTCAACTTGCGGTGTTAGCATCACACTTATGGAACAACAACAAAGACCACTAAAAACGGACAGTCTGATCTATATACTAATGGTCACATCTGAGAACGAGTCCAGACTCAAAGATTTTATGAAAAATAAGACTAACTTGGAAGATGATTTTCCGCAGTTATTTGATAAGCTAGGTTGCCAGCTGCATGTGGCCATGGCGACAGCTGTAGTCTGCCCCCAAAGTGAAACGGCAATAACCCCCAAG ATAATATTTGGCAAGGAACTTCGGGATTTGACGACGATGGATGTACATCCTACAGAACCATG GGTTCTGGTAGTAGAGGACCAAAGGGAAGTTTCCATTTGGAACTACCTGACACAG GCAGTAGTGATGTCGTTTAACAGCCATGAAAAACAAGGTTGGGTTATGAAGATGCTAGATCGCTATGACAGTGTTTATGCGGCAAAGTTTATCCCTCGAAAGCAATGGTTTGTAACTGGGGGAGACTCTGGGTACCTCAGTGTGTACTCGTATGTTACAATGACAGAGATAAAGAAATTTCAAGCTTACTTTTTCTCTCATATCAACTGTTTGGCGGTTCACCCAACGTATCCACTGCTGATAACACTGTCCTATGATTGTGATCAAGCCATCAGGCTTTGGGACTGGGAAAAGGGCTGGCAATGTTCCCAGAGAATTAGCAAGGACTGGGCACCTGGATTTGACACTCAGTTCAAGTTTAACCCCAAAGACACAAGAACATTTGCTGGTGTTACTGGTCCTCATGGAAGAACTTGCCAC GTCTGGTCAATTCATTCTTCCAAGCCTCTCATCACAATAAGCCCCCCCAACTGTGACAGGGCTGTGTGTGACTATCTCTGCACTGATAGTCACCAACAATATCTAATTACCTCTGCTCAGGACGGTGGTTTAAGT GTATGGGATTTGCAGACAGAGACGTGCGTTCATACACTTGTTTTGCATGGCAAGTTTATTGGCCATGTCGCTTGCCACCCGGCACTTCCACTAATAGTTGCAGGTTCACGGGACGGGGATCACTTGACTGTTTGCTTCTGGAACTCTACTAACTACAG GCATCTGAAAACGGTTCGATGCACACATGGTGGCAAGATTGTGGATCTTGCCTTTAGAGGCTCAAGAAG GCTTGTCATCGGATATTCTAATGGGTTAGAAGTCCTGGAAATCGATCTGGAAGCATTATCACATCAGCAATAG
- the LOC109772096 gene encoding uncharacterized protein: MSGKYIIGSLVGSLGIAYVSDTIVSDKKIFGGTVCKTATDKEWFQATDAKFQAWPRVAGPPVIMNPISRQNFIVKDP; the protein is encoded by the exons ATGTCAGGCAAGTACATCATCGGTTCGCTGGTTGGATCCCTTGGCATTGCATATGTCTCCGACACCATCGTTTCCGACAAGAAGATCTTCGGAG GCACCGTCTGCAAGACGGCGACAGACAAGGAGTGGTTTCAGGCCACGGACGCCAAGTTCCAGGCCTGGCCCCGTGTCGCCGGGCCGCCGGTCATCATGAACCCCATCAGCCGCCAGAACTTCATCGTGAAGGACCCCTGA